In one window of Vanessa atalanta chromosome 10, ilVanAtal1.2, whole genome shotgun sequence DNA:
- the LOC125067078 gene encoding uncharacterized protein LOC125067078 — MQNLIDNDEDINSNERKFERGVLVFAGAVTIDFCVWSPEHSTYDFDKLARIMYLYDPLACGYNLRASRSIWNLQFSNNTLGLNILPIEWMPAVVTVSTKLSAKTRKYVKLSVIVHVFWLLVAIALRIFRSTTKLNFLKILLGSMFYMSVFVIVFDLSMAIVYIAHIQQSLTKGMILRYSGWSVDMKIKHYDDFGGWLPIIACTCWLRGGFGLALNIYCCRILHLIRRRIKKSEVRTRLILHENFPIPEPKYEEPLDNKVLYYRTGEFKPQPKQIYKSIFFF; from the exons ATGCAAAACCTAATTGATAACGATGAAGATATTAATAGCAATGAGCGAAAATTCGAAAGAG gtGTCTTAGTGTTTGCTGGAGCAGTTACGATAGATTTCTGCGTGTGGTCTCCAGAACATTCGACATACGACTTCGACAAGCTAGCTAGAATAATGTATCTTTACGATCCTCTTGCCTGTGGTTACAATCTTCGAGCTTCGAGATCTATATGGAATCTACAATTTAGTAATAATACTCTTGGACTGAACATACTGCCTATTGAATGGATGCCGGCAGTTGTGACTGTATCTACTAAATTATCTGCAAAAACTAGAAA ATACGTTAAGCTAAGCGTCATCGTGCATGTATTTTGGCTGTTAGTAGCAATTGCCTTGAGAATATTTAGATCAACAACCAAATTAAATTTCCTCAAAATACTTCTGGGCTCTATGTTCTATATGAGTgtatttgtaatagtttttgATTTGTCAATGGCAATCGTTTACATTGCACATATTCAACAAAGCCTGACCAAAGGAATGATACTTAGATATAGCGGTTGGAGTGTGGACATGAAGATTAAACATTACGACGATTTCGGCGGCTGGCTTCCAATCATCGCTTGTACATGTTGGTTAAGAGGAGGTTTTGGTCTCGCTCTCAATATTTATTGCTGcagaattttacatttaataagacGTCGAATAAAGAAAAGTGAAGTAAGAACTAGATTGATATTGCACGAAAATTTTCCGATTCCAGAACCAAAATATGAGGAACCGCTTGATAATAAAGTACTTTATTATAGAACGGGAGAATTTAAGCCTCAGCCCAAGCAAATCTATAAatctatattctttttttaa